One Succinivibrio dextrinosolvens DNA window includes the following coding sequences:
- a CDS encoding helix-turn-helix domain-containing protein, with the protein MPPLKKELKENTKHGSNVFPLASYFCRGKKFNINIGMHWHPEVEINRFEKGTFIFNYAMKEYKIEGPCIAISPGNVLHNLVIKRGSDQSSLVFNPSIVEFNYFDEVEAQLLKFLTEGGKQMPPLITKEMECFERADSLLRFIIDNASSQSGAMRLRIKAHLVELLAIMYENGLFLTDSLSKTEDFEHKQQKIKDLLTFINDHYSEKISMNDAANYLKVSRQYFCRYFKKSTGMSFVDFINDLRLRRACQEIVLTSKSITDIALDHGFDNIGYFFKLFKIKFGQTPLAYRKSKSSGNYGRLGADDYSIY; encoded by the coding sequence ATGCCTCCACTGAAGAAAGAATTAAAAGAAAATACCAAGCATGGATCAAATGTTTTTCCTCTGGCAAGTTATTTCTGTAGAGGAAAGAAATTCAATATAAACATTGGAATGCACTGGCATCCTGAGGTGGAAATCAACCGATTTGAGAAGGGGACTTTCATCTTCAATTACGCTATGAAAGAGTACAAGATAGAAGGTCCTTGTATCGCAATTTCTCCAGGTAATGTTCTTCATAATCTTGTTATTAAAAGAGGTTCAGATCAGTCTTCTCTAGTTTTTAATCCTTCAATTGTTGAATTCAACTATTTTGACGAGGTAGAAGCTCAGCTACTTAAATTCCTTACAGAAGGAGGTAAACAGATGCCTCCCCTGATAACCAAGGAAATGGAATGCTTTGAGCGCGCTGACAGTCTACTTAGATTTATTATTGATAATGCCTCATCTCAGAGTGGGGCCATGCGTTTGAGAATAAAAGCTCATCTGGTGGAATTGTTGGCAATTATGTATGAAAATGGACTGTTTTTAACTGATTCTCTATCTAAAACAGAAGATTTTGAGCATAAACAGCAAAAAATTAAAGACCTACTAACTTTTATCAACGATCATTATTCAGAAAAAATATCAATGAATGATGCTGCAAATTATTTAAAAGTCTCAAGACAGTATTTTTGTCGTTATTTTAAAAAGAGTACAGGCATGAGCTTTGTGGATTTTATTAACGATTTAAGATTGAGAAGAGCCTGTCAGGAGATCGTACTTACATCTAAATCTATAACAGATATAGCTCTTGATCACGGCTTTGATAATATCGGTTATTTCTTTAAACTGTTCAAAATTAAATTTGGACAGACTCCTCTTGCCTACAGAAAGTCAAAATCGTCAGGCAATTATGGAAGGCTTGGTGCAGACGATTATTCTATTTATTAG
- a CDS encoding LTA synthase family protein produces MRFFLSRIFGGMLICLTVLLAARFILVFSFVKDQYFQLSLAEQFNFWVLSLRFDLKVTTIAYALPLLIAFITFVNQSFVFFKGFIKYYNTLIFYVALVFSIVNYFYFKTYDKSIDTFIFAISKEDPMAVIKTVINDYPVGYGAVGLLISFFIYKYVATAIFRKLEVKVYVPDSRKKTVLGIIVLTLVFFGFIRGSFGTFPLRQLNAQVTDKPGINYCLPNGPLAFYWAYKWEKLSTKIPTVRPSEILNTYKELGIEIEGNTVSSLFTPLKKHTAKNEFLEKNRPDIVFNVMESMSTHMMTFDDEKERDLMGELRKHFKSDFVFRNFVSEGDGTSDSMTRMLVSSPDLNLSTSIYSGKDYICNIAKLFNDAGYETIFITASTASWRNYDNFLRQLKFSRVIERTQVLRDFPNATSGAWGIDDEYLFKETYKILSEKSDKPRFIMTLSITNHPPFRLPSDVEIQKVPLPKEILNRFPYEDTETIFATFRYANDQLGRFIDRVKSDEKMKDNTFIAATGDHNMRGIGYTDHPTELVFGHEVPFYLYMPEKFVQNTDVNFDKERLGSQKDIITTIASHALSDKEFHSFGCDLLSDEKCNFPFAFNSSVAVSYDKTHACDISTVERPVSYDFTQMENLLVSASPSSKNCTREAAMKKLETQLYYLQANKAETDDYEKMKIE; encoded by the coding sequence ATGCGATTTTTTCTTTCCAGAATATTCGGCGGCATGCTTATATGTCTTACAGTCTTACTTGCCGCAAGATTTATTTTAGTATTCAGTTTTGTAAAAGATCAGTATTTTCAGCTTTCCTTAGCAGAGCAGTTTAATTTCTGGGTATTATCATTAAGATTCGACCTGAAAGTAACAACTATTGCATATGCTCTTCCTTTACTGATTGCATTTATAACCTTTGTTAACCAATCATTTGTTTTTTTCAAAGGATTTATAAAATACTACAACACATTAATTTTCTATGTTGCTCTTGTATTCAGTATTGTTAACTACTTTTATTTCAAGACCTATGACAAATCTATAGATACCTTTATTTTTGCCATCTCCAAAGAAGATCCTATGGCTGTAATCAAAACCGTAATCAATGATTACCCTGTAGGTTATGGAGCAGTAGGACTTCTGATTTCATTTTTTATATACAAATATGTTGCAACCGCTATATTCAGAAAGCTTGAAGTCAAAGTTTACGTTCCTGACAGCAGAAAAAAGACTGTTTTAGGAATTATTGTTCTTACACTGGTATTTTTTGGATTTATTCGAGGCTCATTCGGAACATTCCCTTTAAGACAGTTGAATGCCCAGGTAACCGATAAACCTGGTATTAACTACTGTCTTCCAAATGGGCCTCTGGCCTTTTATTGGGCATATAAATGGGAAAAACTATCTACAAAAATACCAACAGTCAGACCTTCAGAAATACTAAATACCTATAAGGAATTAGGCATCGAAATTGAAGGAAATACAGTTTCATCATTATTTACCCCTCTGAAGAAACACACCGCTAAGAACGAGTTTCTTGAGAAGAATCGTCCTGACATTGTTTTCAATGTAATGGAAAGTATGAGTACCCACATGATGACTTTCGATGATGAGAAAGAAAGAGATCTTATGGGAGAACTCCGTAAACATTTCAAGAGTGATTTTGTATTCAGAAACTTTGTTTCAGAGGGAGATGGAACCTCAGACAGTATGACCAGAATGCTGGTTTCCTCTCCTGATTTAAATCTGTCAACTTCAATATATTCGGGAAAGGATTACATCTGCAATATAGCAAAGCTCTTTAATGATGCCGGATATGAAACAATTTTCATTACAGCATCAACAGCATCATGGAGAAACTACGACAATTTTCTAAGACAACTTAAGTTCAGCAGAGTGATCGAAAGAACACAGGTTTTACGAGATTTTCCTAATGCAACCTCTGGAGCGTGGGGCATTGATGACGAGTATCTGTTTAAGGAAACCTATAAAATTCTGTCAGAAAAGTCTGATAAGCCTCGCTTTATCATGACACTTTCAATTACAAACCATCCTCCTTTCAGGTTACCTTCTGATGTGGAGATTCAAAAGGTACCTCTGCCAAAAGAAATACTGAATCGTTTTCCTTATGAGGATACTGAAACTATATTTGCAACTTTCAGATATGCAAATGACCAGCTAGGTAGATTTATCGACCGAGTTAAGTCAGATGAAAAGATGAAAGATAATACTTTTATTGCCGCAACCGGTGATCACAATATGCGAGGAATCGGTTATACAGATCATCCTACGGAGCTTGTATTTGGGCACGAAGTGCCTTTCTATCTGTATATGCCAGAGAAGTTTGTTCAGAATACTGATGTAAACTTTGATAAAGAGCGTTTAGGTTCACAGAAGGATATAATCACCACTATAGCCTCTCATGCTTTATCTGATAAAGAATTCCATTCTTTTGGCTGTGATTTGCTTTCAGATGAAAAATGTAATTTTCCATTTGCATTTAACAGCAGTGTAGCAGTTTCGTACGATAAAACACATGCCTGTGATATAAGTACAGTAGAAAGGCCTGTATCCTATGATTTTACTCAGATGGAAAATTTACTTGTAAGCGCTTCACCTAGCAGCAAAAACTGCACTAGAGAAGCAGCCATGAAAAAACTTGAAACTCAGCTATACTACCTGCAGGCAAATAAAGCAGAAACTGATGATTATGAGAAAATGAAAATAGAATAA
- the lpcA gene encoding D-sedoheptulose 7-phosphate isomerase: MLSFDVLDDLREEQKVLNDFIEQKDTREVIEKAIYMMTDSIKNRGKIISAGNGGSMCDAMHFAEELTGRYRNDRPAYPAIAICDPSHISCVGNDYGYDYIFSRFLEGMGFKGDVFLGISTSGNSKNIIEACRVCKEKDLKSVVLLGKDGGKLKDLCDLPIIVPHFGYADRIQEVHTMIIHIMIRGIEEVLSK; this comes from the coding sequence ATGCTATCTTTTGATGTACTTGATGATTTACGCGAAGAACAGAAAGTCCTTAACGATTTTATAGAGCAGAAAGATACAAGAGAGGTCATCGAAAAAGCTATTTATATGATGACCGATTCTATTAAGAATAGAGGAAAAATCATATCTGCTGGTAATGGTGGCAGTATGTGTGATGCAATGCATTTTGCTGAGGAATTGACTGGAAGATATCGTAATGATCGTCCTGCTTATCCTGCAATTGCAATCTGTGACCCAAGTCATATATCTTGTGTAGGCAATGATTATGGCTATGATTATATTTTTTCAAGATTTCTTGAGGGCATGGGCTTTAAGGGGGATGTTTTCCTTGGCATCTCAACCTCAGGTAATTCGAAGAATATTATTGAAGCCTGTAGAGTCTGCAAAGAGAAGGACCTTAAATCAGTTGTCCTTCTAGGTAAAGATGGCGGAAAGCTAAAAGATCTCTGTGATCTTCCGATTATTGTTCCTCATTTTGGATATGCAGACAGAATCCAGGAAGTTCATACCATGATTATTCACATTATGATCCGTGGTATAGAAGAGGTTCTTTCAAAGTAA
- the dnaQ gene encoding DNA polymerase III subunit epsilon — translation MKRQVALDTETTGKSDDGTPGEHRIIEVGCVEIIDRKVTGRTLQLYVNPERPVDQEAFKVHGISNEFLKDKPKFEEVAHELIDFIRGSELLIHNAKFDVGFMDQEWLRMGLNEKTSDMAHVVDTVSLAMKLCPGHQVNLDNLCKLYEVDRSSRTLHGALLDAQILAEVYLAMTGGQASLNFSEDKVVFNEKWVRPEGIKIPVMPLSEECHVVHMEKMLSLAQSHMIRKGDEGQPSIAGSDWSDDFDMELLVKGEDEKKGDFKKRLSEQKNMMLEKIFTPQQREVLAEAKKKDNEAQEAWLDRVLGRKK, via the coding sequence TTGAAAAGACAAGTTGCACTTGATACAGAAACAACAGGTAAATCTGATGATGGAACTCCAGGAGAACACCGAATTATTGAAGTCGGCTGCGTTGAAATTATAGATCGAAAGGTTACAGGAAGAACTCTTCAGTTGTATGTAAATCCTGAGAGACCTGTTGATCAGGAAGCATTCAAGGTGCACGGTATTTCAAATGAATTCCTCAAAGACAAGCCAAAATTCGAAGAAGTCGCTCATGAACTTATAGATTTTATCAGAGGTTCCGAGCTACTGATTCATAATGCCAAGTTCGACGTTGGTTTTATGGATCAGGAATGGCTCAGAATGGGGCTGAATGAAAAGACAAGTGATATGGCTCATGTGGTGGATACTGTTTCTCTAGCTATGAAACTTTGTCCCGGACATCAGGTTAACCTTGATAATCTGTGTAAACTTTACGAGGTAGACAGATCCTCTCGTACTCTACACGGAGCATTACTTGATGCTCAGATTCTGGCTGAAGTCTATCTGGCTATGACTGGCGGCCAGGCATCTCTAAATTTTTCTGAAGACAAAGTTGTTTTTAATGAGAAATGGGTAAGACCAGAGGGGATTAAAATTCCCGTTATGCCATTAAGTGAAGAGTGCCATGTTGTTCATATGGAGAAGATGTTGAGTCTGGCTCAGTCTCATATGATCAGAAAGGGGGATGAGGGGCAGCCTTCTATTGCCGGAAGTGACTGGTCAGATGATTTTGATATGGAATTGCTTGTTAAAGGAGAGGATGAAAAAAAAGGCGATTTCAAAAAGAGATTATCCGAACAGAAAAATATGATGCTTGAGAAGATTTTTACTCCTCAGCAGCGAGAAGTTTTAGCCGAAGCTAAAAAGAAAGATAATGAAGCTCAGGAAGCGTGGCTTGACAGAGTTTTAGGACGAAAGAAATAG
- the rnhA gene encoding ribonuclease HI — translation MKEVLIFTDGSCLGNPGPGGYGVILKYKEHVRELAQGFIQTTNNRMELMAVIKGLSSLKEPCKVIITTDSQYVKNGMTSWLAGWKRNNWISSTKAPVKNKDLWQQLDKECSRHSITFKWVKGHAGHAENERCDELARGAAAGDNKILDEGFCS, via the coding sequence ATGAAAGAGGTATTAATCTTCACTGACGGTTCTTGTTTAGGTAACCCAGGGCCAGGCGGTTATGGAGTTATTCTTAAATACAAAGAACATGTAAGAGAACTCGCCCAAGGCTTTATTCAGACGACTAATAATCGAATGGAACTAATGGCCGTAATAAAAGGGCTTTCATCTCTTAAAGAGCCATGCAAAGTAATAATAACAACAGATAGTCAATACGTAAAAAACGGAATGACTTCATGGCTTGCAGGCTGGAAAAGAAATAATTGGATTTCCAGTACAAAGGCACCTGTAAAGAACAAGGATCTTTGGCAACAGCTTGATAAGGAATGTTCAAGACACTCAATAACTTTTAAATGGGTGAAAGGACATGCCGGACATGCAGAAAATGAACGTTGCGATGAACTTGCTCGAGGTGCTGCCGCAGGAGATAACAAAATCCTTGATGAAGGTTTTTGCTCCTAA
- a CDS encoding transglycosylase SLT domain-containing protein: MIRKTLYLCFGIVVAAFISLNACSSNMNANAQENKDEQSELELKKLQEQKSVWESDLADKSRFTLNLKLNAQERSLARSHAKSVTTNLQKNNFYVHYLLTKLKEANIPLEMAAIPLVESGLNPHVHNKGAHGAWQYVRSTGYSLGLKRSRGYDGIYDFFASTDAGVKYLNRLYQDLGDWQLVVVAYNQGEYGVKRAIGNAQKKGIKNPTANDIVISRTARTYLTRFKAYSDILKNPQAYGVTLPNIKNRTAFRKVEVAGKVSSLHEAARLSGASLDVLKKLNSGYTSDKIDPTRGLLVPIEHADTFEKAIYGKSAEKYPEDIPLKIKN; encoded by the coding sequence ATGATTAGAAAAACATTATATTTGTGCTTTGGTATCGTTGTAGCTGCATTTATTTCATTAAATGCATGTTCTTCAAACATGAATGCCAATGCTCAAGAAAATAAAGATGAGCAAAGCGAACTTGAATTAAAGAAACTACAGGAGCAGAAGTCTGTATGGGAATCAGACCTTGCCGATAAATCCCGTTTCACTTTAAATCTTAAGTTAAATGCTCAGGAACGATCACTGGCTAGAAGTCATGCAAAATCAGTAACCACAAATTTACAAAAGAATAATTTCTACGTACATTATCTTTTAACCAAGTTAAAAGAAGCTAATATTCCTTTGGAAATGGCTGCTATTCCTTTAGTTGAGAGCGGACTGAATCCTCATGTACACAATAAGGGTGCACACGGAGCATGGCAGTACGTAAGATCAACAGGATACTCTCTGGGACTAAAAAGATCTCGCGGTTACGACGGAATCTATGATTTTTTCGCTTCAACTGATGCTGGAGTAAAGTACCTGAACAGACTGTATCAGGATCTTGGAGACTGGCAGCTGGTTGTAGTTGCTTACAATCAGGGAGAGTACGGTGTAAAAAGAGCTATAGGAAACGCCCAGAAAAAGGGGATCAAGAATCCTACTGCAAATGACATCGTCATTTCCAGAACTGCCCGTACCTACCTGACAAGATTCAAGGCTTACTCAGATATTCTGAAAAATCCACAGGCTTACGGTGTAACCCTGCCAAATATTAAGAACAGAACAGCTTTCAGAAAAGTTGAGGTTGCAGGAAAGGTTAGCTCCCTACATGAGGCTGCCAGACTATCCGGTGCATCACTGGATGTTCTGAAAAAACTGAATTCCGGGTATACCTCCGATAAGATCGACCCAACTCGAGGGCTGTTAGTTCCAATTGAGCACGCAGATACATTCGAGAAGGCAATCTACGGTAAATCTGCAGAAAAATATCCAGAAGATATTCCTTTAAAGATTAAAAACTAA
- the ligA gene encoding NAD-dependent DNA ligase LigA: MEYSDIKTHYRALVNDLNRYSVAYYVNDEPLVPDAEYDRLYRELELLEQNNPELIADDSPTQRVGGQALTSFNPVTHRVPLMSMGDIFDDNELSDFNQRMIQSTGIASVDYCAEPKLDGLAISLVYRDGILVQAATRGDGRVGEDVTANARTIKAIPLRLHGENIPSYLDVRGEVIMPRDGFNRWNEMALETGGKVFANPRNAAAGSLRQLDSKITAKRPLTFYAYYVGECEGYQLPNDQYHRLLELKKFGIPVNPNIRCVNGIEGLRDFYNDILSRRDSLNYDIDGVVLKVNSLTVQEALGFTAKVPRWAVAYKFPPEEMMTKLLDVEFQVGRTGAITPVAKLEPVYVGGATVSSATLHNADEISRLGIKIGDYVIVRRAGDVIPQVSGAVKEKRDGSEREIVFPRFCPECGSLIEKIEGESVARCSGGLFCSAQLRESILHFVSRDAMDIEGFGDRIVEELVSSKTLTSVADIYMLSEDALANTVLEAESEEKKQRLLGHVIARKLLKAIENSKKVPFNRFIYALGIREVGVSTARTLASNFENIDSLINASYEKLLTLPDIGPVVAKHIVDFFSEKHNLSIISQLVSQEDLFSAGIEIIPLPQQAEIDVSSLPFNGQTFVITGTLEAMDRNTAKARLLALGGKVSGSVSKKTSAVICGADPGSKLVKANELGIKVIYEEEFLEMLMQHEA, encoded by the coding sequence ATGGAATATTCAGATATTAAAACTCATTACAGAGCCTTAGTTAATGATTTAAACCGGTATTCTGTAGCCTACTATGTTAACGATGAGCCTCTGGTTCCAGATGCTGAGTATGACAGGCTATATCGGGAACTTGAATTACTAGAGCAGAATAATCCTGAGCTTATAGCAGATGACTCTCCTACTCAGAGGGTAGGCGGTCAGGCTTTAACTTCATTTAATCCTGTAACTCACAGAGTTCCTCTGATGTCTATGGGGGATATCTTTGATGATAATGAACTATCCGATTTTAACCAGCGTATGATTCAGTCCACAGGCATTGCTTCTGTAGATTACTGCGCAGAACCTAAGCTTGACGGTTTGGCTATATCTCTTGTTTACAGAGACGGTATTCTTGTTCAGGCTGCAACTCGAGGCGATGGTCGTGTCGGTGAGGATGTCACCGCAAATGCAAGAACTATTAAGGCTATTCCTCTAAGACTACACGGAGAGAATATCCCATCCTATCTTGATGTCCGTGGAGAGGTGATAATGCCTCGAGATGGTTTTAACAGATGGAATGAGATGGCTCTTGAGACAGGAGGCAAAGTTTTTGCCAACCCACGTAATGCCGCAGCAGGTTCATTAAGACAGCTTGACTCAAAGATTACTGCCAAAAGACCTTTAACTTTTTATGCCTATTACGTTGGTGAGTGTGAAGGCTATCAATTACCCAATGATCAGTATCACAGGCTCTTGGAATTAAAGAAATTCGGTATTCCGGTTAATCCAAATATCAGATGTGTGAATGGAATTGAAGGTCTAAGAGATTTTTATAACGACATTCTCTCTCGAAGAGATTCCTTAAATTACGACATCGACGGAGTGGTGTTGAAGGTTAATTCATTAACTGTTCAGGAGGCGCTTGGTTTTACCGCCAAGGTACCTCGCTGGGCAGTTGCGTACAAATTCCCTCCAGAGGAAATGATGACCAAACTACTGGATGTTGAATTTCAGGTAGGAAGAACCGGTGCTATTACTCCTGTTGCCAAGCTTGAACCTGTATATGTTGGAGGCGCAACCGTATCAAGTGCTACTCTTCATAATGCAGATGAAATTTCTAGACTGGGCATAAAAATTGGTGATTATGTAATTGTTCGTCGTGCTGGAGATGTTATACCTCAGGTTTCTGGAGCTGTTAAAGAAAAAAGAGACGGTTCTGAACGGGAGATTGTTTTCCCTAGGTTCTGTCCTGAATGCGGAAGTCTAATTGAAAAAATCGAAGGTGAATCTGTTGCCAGATGTTCTGGTGGCCTTTTCTGCTCTGCACAGCTTAGAGAATCTATTCTGCATTTTGTTTCAAGAGATGCGATGGATATTGAGGGCTTTGGAGACCGTATTGTTGAGGAACTTGTTTCATCAAAAACACTTACCTCAGTTGCTGATATATATATGCTCTCTGAAGATGCCCTTGCAAACACAGTCCTTGAGGCAGAATCAGAAGAAAAGAAACAGCGTCTTTTAGGGCACGTTATTGCAAGAAAGCTTCTTAAGGCAATAGAGAATTCTAAAAAAGTTCCTTTTAACAGATTTATCTATGCACTGGGAATAAGAGAAGTCGGAGTTTCAACAGCAAGAACACTGGCTTCTAATTTTGAGAACATTGATTCGCTGATCAATGCCTCATACGAGAAGCTTCTGACATTGCCAGATATTGGTCCTGTAGTCGCAAAACACATCGTTGATTTCTTCTCTGAAAAACATAATCTGTCGATTATAAGTCAGCTAGTCTCCCAGGAAGATCTGTTTAGTGCTGGAATAGAGATTATTCCTCTTCCTCAGCAGGCAGAAATTGATGTATCTTCGCTTCCTTTTAACGGTCAGACCTTTGTTATCACAGGCACTCTGGAGGCGATGGACAGAAATACCGCAAAAGCCAGACTGTTAGCTTTGGGAGGAAAAGTCTCAGGATCTGTGTCTAAAAAGACCAGTGCTGTTATATGCGGTGCAGATCCTGGCTCAAAACTCGTAAAGGCTAATGAACTTGGCATTAAGGTGATTTATGAGGAAGAGTTTTTAGAAATGCTTATGCAACATGAAGCTTAA
- a CDS encoding cell division protein ZipA C-terminal FtsZ-binding domain-containing protein encodes MTFNDSSSIILIVGAVAILAFVVHGLWFSGRSINRKLVKTSKEDQEIANSSAVGKVRIVMPQTDVSSSDVVPQKVETFVNKTDTKKIPQDGSSEKNNPVPQISNTYELNLYAADGRVYKGLDLEELFGNYGFIRGEKDIYCVYENPSLKDHVVFRICSLEEPYSFPKDMSDFSTRSLAIYMHLPNKGKCFIYFKAMRIAANCLIEHLGGVLYDNDNVEMTEEKLDSIERTLKAYDKSED; translated from the coding sequence ATGACTTTCAACGATTCAAGTTCAATTATTCTGATTGTAGGGGCAGTTGCGATTTTAGCCTTCGTTGTTCATGGTCTGTGGTTCTCCGGTCGTAGCATTAACCGTAAACTAGTAAAAACCTCAAAAGAAGATCAGGAGATTGCAAATTCATCGGCTGTCGGCAAGGTAAGAATAGTTATGCCTCAGACTGACGTTTCTTCTTCTGATGTTGTTCCTCAGAAGGTTGAGACTTTTGTTAACAAGACTGACACCAAGAAAATTCCTCAGGACGGCAGTTCTGAGAAAAACAATCCAGTGCCTCAGATCAGCAATACCTATGAGTTAAATCTGTATGCAGCTGACGGTCGTGTATATAAAGGACTTGATCTGGAAGAATTATTCGGTAATTACGGTTTTATAAGAGGAGAGAAGGATATTTACTGCGTATATGAGAATCCTTCATTAAAAGATCACGTTGTATTTAGAATCTGCTCCCTAGAGGAACCATATTCCTTCCCTAAGGATATGTCTGATTTTTCTACCCGATCTCTTGCTATCTATATGCATCTGCCAAACAAAGGTAAATGCTTTATCTACTTCAAGGCTATGAGAATTGCTGCTAACTGCCTTATCGAACACCTTGGAGGTGTTCTTTATGACAATGATAATGTCGAAATGACAGAGGAAAAGCTTGATTCCATTGAGCGTACTCTAAAAGCTTATGATAAGTCAGAGGATTAG
- a CDS encoding ISAs1 family transposase, with the protein MTSTDQNAFDNTINDASFLQRIVELNLTDPRAQDRIIYPLSVICSIVILARICNCNDAREQRLFWLEKLPWLKESFYGLDDDVPSEQTLRRVVSILNTNETVNFLTNYFANHRELSEKPLGSVPLKEREVIAADGQNINATRSSKNGNDARKDSGIDIVSLHSSTYGITLSQRTVDKKNHEAEVILDMIKALNLRNAILTWDAINTRPYTVKAVVDANADFLVCLKDNQGNLIDDVKTGFQFYDMDKYPGESVSSTMVFEAHGRKEGKEIAILDAKYALSKEMRKKWPDVNSVIRVRTTRIYKNSNTIVENEDRFYISSLVIDGLDKEFADTMLKIILQRWKVESMHWVLDVVFEQDQLPLRNRDYINNSTIYTKMAFNILSYIRDNIPYHYNKPWSFKTLRMLAQKDDYGFKFMKAFFTRDMSELENDEGLIGIVYKEAEPTGNDIPDNLKETGFEASINDDTPLGKFARGRHKIKAKRT; encoded by the coding sequence ATGACTTCAACTGACCAGAATGCTTTTGACAATACTATTAACGATGCTTCCTTTCTTCAGAGAATTGTTGAGCTGAATTTAACTGATCCTCGAGCACAGGATCGCATTATCTATCCTCTGAGTGTCATATGCTCTATAGTTATTTTAGCCAGAATATGTAACTGTAATGACGCAAGAGAACAGAGACTGTTTTGGTTAGAAAAGCTGCCTTGGCTTAAAGAAAGTTTCTATGGTTTGGATGATGACGTTCCATCAGAGCAGACCTTAAGAAGAGTAGTAAGCATTCTTAATACTAATGAAACGGTAAACTTCCTAACAAACTACTTTGCCAATCATAGAGAACTCTCAGAGAAACCATTGGGTTCAGTACCCTTAAAAGAAAGAGAGGTAATAGCAGCAGATGGACAGAATATCAATGCAACAAGATCAAGCAAGAACGGTAATGATGCACGAAAAGATTCTGGCATCGACATCGTTAGTCTGCATTCCTCAACCTACGGAATTACTCTCTCCCAGAGAACTGTAGACAAGAAAAATCATGAGGCAGAAGTAATTCTGGATATGATTAAAGCTCTGAATCTGAGAAATGCAATCCTCACCTGGGATGCCATAAATACCAGACCATATACTGTAAAGGCTGTGGTTGATGCCAATGCCGACTTTCTGGTTTGTCTGAAAGACAATCAGGGTAATCTGATAGATGACGTAAAAACCGGATTTCAATTCTACGATATGGATAAATATCCAGGGGAATCTGTTTCATCTACCATGGTCTTTGAGGCTCATGGCAGAAAGGAAGGCAAAGAGATTGCAATTCTTGATGCCAAGTACGCCCTCTCTAAGGAAATGCGCAAAAAGTGGCCTGATGTCAATTCTGTGATAAGAGTAAGAACCACAAGAATTTACAAAAACTCTAATACCATAGTTGAGAATGAAGACAGATTCTATATCAGCTCTCTGGTTATAGATGGACTGGATAAGGAATTTGCCGATACCATGCTTAAAATCATTCTCCAGAGATGGAAGGTTGAATCAATGCACTGGGTACTGGATGTGGTCTTTGAGCAGGATCAGCTGCCATTAAGGAATAGAGACTATATAAACAACAGCACAATCTACACCAAAATGGCATTCAATATTCTTAGCTACATCAGGGACAATATTCCTTACCACTACAATAAACCATGGTCTTTCAAGACACTGAGAATGCTTGCACAGAAAGATGATTATGGATTCAAGTTCATGAAAGCATTCTTTACCAGGGATATGTCAGAGCTTGAGAACGATGAAGGTCTCATCGGCATTGTCTACAAAGAGGCTGAGCCAACAGGCAATGACATTCCTGACAATCTAAAAGAAACCGGTTTTGAGGCCAGTATCAATGATGATACGCCACTTGGTAAGTTTGCTAGAGGAAGACATAAAATCAAGGCTAAACGAACTTAG